ATCGCTGCGCCGTTCATCGTGACGTTCGCGGCGAAATATCCGTGGGTGCTCACGCTCCTCGCGGTGATGGGCGGCCTGCGCTTCTTCTTCAAGCCGGTCGTCTCCCTGGTCGAGGCCTACGTCCGCTCGACGCCGCAGAAAACCGACGACGAGTATTTCGACAAGGTCGAGCATTCGGCCGCGTTTAAGATCATCGCCTGGGCGCTCGACTTCTTCGCCTCGGTGAAGGTCGGCCCGCAGTTCACTGCGCAGCCGAAGAAAACGGAGAGCACGACCTGATGCTCTCGACGATCCTCGGCATCATCCTTGCGCTGCTGCGCGCGTCGCCCGCTGTGCTGGCGGCCGTGCAGGAGCGGCAGCGCCGCGAGCGCGACGCGAATGCGGCCGCACGTCTCCAGGCGAAGGACGATGCCGTCGATCGCGCGATCCGCGAAGCGCAGGAAAATCACGACGCCTCCGACGCCCCGAAGTCATGAGCGACGCCAAACAATACCGGCCGCTCGCCCTCGGCGATATTCGCCAGGCGGGCGACGAGTCCAAGCTGAAGCGCAACAAGCGCTGGCGTCCCATCATGCCGGCGAACGTTGGGCGTCCGATCACGCTCCGCCACATCAAGGACGGCTTCGAGTTCCGCCGCCCCGTCACGTCATGAAGCGCGCGTGCATCATCATTGCCTGCGCGTTGCTCGCCGGCTGCGCGAGCGCGCCGGTGCAACTCAACAACTCCGACCGCCTGATCCAACACCCGCAGTTCAAGAAGGCCGCGCAAGCCGCTCCCGAGTTCGTGAGCGAGGCGCTGAAGACAATCAACCGCCTCGAACACGAAATCGAAAGCCGATGACACTCCTCGCCGAAATCCAGAACACCACGCCGCCGCCTGATTTCTCGGGCTGGATCGCCAACGCCTTCTACGTCGTCGGCCTGATCACCGCCGTCGTGATGCTGTATCGCCAAATCTTCCCCGCGAAGATTTCGCCGCAGCCGCTCGAGGTGCGCGAAAATCACGCGACCGCGTCACGCAAGGAGATCGACGAGCTGCACGGCCGCATCAAGCGCGAGCGCCTCGAAGTCGATGCGGCGATCCGCGAACTGAAAGAGGCCGATATCCGCATCACCTTGAAGCTCGAGACGGAGATCAAGGACATGAACGACCGCATCGACGCGGTCCCTGAGCGCACCATCGAGCTGCTGCGCGCCACGAAAGGGCTGATCGGGTGAGCAAGCTCCACATCGATATTCTCCTCGCGCTCCGCGCGTCCGGCGTTTTCGGCGTCGCCGCCGAGGATCTGTTGACCGACATGCGCCGCGGTCGCCATCGCGACCTCACGCTGCCCGATCTCGAGCGCGCGCTGCGCGATCTCGCCGACAAGAATTTTGCTGCGCCGTTCACTTCGGCGCTCTGCAACAAGCGCTGGGCGATCGCCGCGATCGGCGAGCGCGCGCTGCAACAGGAGGGCTTGTGAGCTTCGTGCTTCCGCCCTGGTTGACCGCGTCGCAGCCGGCAGGCTTCCGCCTAGTGTGGCTCGCGCTGTGGGCGCTTTTGTATTTCGCGGTCGTGACCTCCGCGAAAGCCCTGGCCCCGGACGTGCAGCCACACTGCATGGACGGTGCAGCTCGGTGCCGTTGTGTCTCCGAGAATAAGAAGGCCAGCACTTTCTCCCAGCTCAATGGGAGTTTTGGGGTAACTACAGCAGCCGGCGCCGTTAGGGGTAGCGGCGCCGGCAACCATCTTCCCTCGTGGGCCGATCTCCTCAGTGGCCCGACGTGCAACGGCGTAGCCTGCGAGGTCCAGGCATGCGCCGGCCTCACCGCGCAGGCGGCGCGCGGCATTTTGGATACAACCCATGAACACGGGCGGCCCGGAGTGACGTCACCCGCCGCAGCGATGGCCGTGAGCGCTGCGAACAACAAGGAGCGCGCACGTGCATGAAGCAGCCCAGCAAGAAGGCGCGCTCGGACGCCGGCATCAAAGGCAAGCAGCTCACCGACTCGCAGAAGGCGGAGGTCGCGGCGTGGCTGATCGACGAGAATCTCGGCTACAAGGAAGCGCGCGAGCGCATCGCGGAGCGCTTCGGTGTCTTCGTGAAGTCCGATTCTACGGTCTCGGAATTCTATCACTCGTTTGCGCTGCCGTGGAAGTATGCGCGCTCGAAGGGCGTGGCGGACGAGTTCGAGAAATTGGCCGAGGGGAAATTCGAGGAGGCTGCGCTGAAGCGCATGAAGCAGCTTTTCTTCGAGACGGCATCGGCGCCAGGCGCGGACCTGAAATCGCTCAAGACCTTCGCGAAGATTCTCGGCGACTCGCACAAGCTCACGCTGGCGCAGAGCCGTCTCGAGTTGGACAAGCGCAAGGTGAAGCTCCTCGAGGCGAAGGCCTCGCTGGCCGATCAGGCGACGGCGATCGCGAACGACAAGCAGCTCTCGGAGGAGGAGCAAGGCGCGCGCATGCGTGCGCTGTTCCGGATGTAAGCATGGCCGACCGCCGCAAAGATGCGCTCGAGCAGCTCCGCGTCCAAGTGCAGGACGCGATCACCGCTGCGCAGTCGAATCCGCTGTGGAAAATGGATCTGTCCGATCTGCGTGAACTCGCGGACCGGCACACGCTCGGCGTCACGCGCAGTGGTTGGGTCAATCCGTATCCGAAGAAAGACCCGCGCTCGCTGCTGCTCGAGTATCAGTTCGCCGGCTTCCACGACGATAGCCGCTTCAAGATCGATCTGCAGGCGCGCCAGACCGGCAAGGATTTCACGGGGCAGGGCGAGATCGCTGAAGACTGCCTGCGCCGCGCTGGCACGGACTGGATGGTGGCCGCGCCGTCCGAGCGTCAGTCGCTCGACTCGCTCGACCAGGGCAAGATTTGGGCGGAAGCGTTCGGCCTCGCGATCGAGAGCTACGACATCAAGCGCGAGGGCTTGAGCGGCGAGAGCCTGCTGAAGAGCGCCGAGATCATCTACTCGAATGGCAGTCGCGTGCGCGCCGTGCCTGGCAAGCCGGACACCGTGCGCGGCCGCAGCGCGAACGTCTACCTCACCGAGTTCGATTTCTTCGAGAACGCCGAGGCGACATGGCGTGCGATCCTTCCGTCGATCACGAATCCGTTGCGCGGCGGCGAGAAGAAGGTGCGCCTCAAGTCCACGCCGAACGGCTTCGGCGGCGCGATGCATCGCATCTGGACGAAGGAGGACAAGCGCATGCGCTGGGCGCGCCGCCTCGTCACGATCTACCACGCCGTGTTGATGGGTCTGCCTGTCGACATCGCGCAGATTCGCGAAGCGCTCGACGACGCGGACGGTTGGGCACAAGAGTTCGAGTGTCAGTTCCTCGACGTCGCATCGGTGCTTCTGCCCTACGAGCTGATCGGGACGTGCGAGAGCAACGAGGCGACGACGACGATCACGCCGGATTTTTGGCAGAGCGCCGCGAGCAAGCCGGTGTTCATCGGCTGGGACTTCGCGCGCAAGCAAGACCTGTCTGTGCCGTGGACGGTCGAGCGCGTCGGCGACGTGCTGCAGACGCGCGAGATCGAGGAGTTTCGCCGCATGAGCACGCCCGCGCAGTTCGCCGCGATGGAGCACAAGATCGCGGCCGCGCGCCGTGTGTGCGTCGACTACACTGGTCCAGGCATCGGTCTCGGCGATCTCCTCGTGCAGCGCTTCGGCGAGTGGGACCCGACGAACGACAAGTTCGGCAAGATTCAACTCTGCACGTTCACGCAGAATCTGAAGCTCGAACTTTTCCCCGCGCTGAAGGTTGCCTTTGAGCAGCGTCGCGTGCGCGTGCCGATCAATCGCGCGGTGCGCGAGGACCTGCACTCGATGCAGCGCATCGTGACATCCGCCGGCAATGTCACCTACCGCGCGCCGCACAATTCGGACGGCCACGCCGACCGCTGCACCGCACTCGCGCTCGCAATTCGCGCGGCGAGTCATGGTTCGGCCGCCTCGATCGGCATCAAGGCGATCAAGCGCGAGGGCGCACGCAGCGATCGCAATCGGAGCATCACGACATGAGCACGAAGAAAACCAAACCGACTCCTGCTCAGCCCGCGGGTGGAGCGAACCTGGTGCAAAAGGTCCGCGCGCTCAATCGCTGGCGGGACACGCTCAATCCGCTGCGCGGCCTCACCATTCAGCGCGCCGTTGCCCTGGCGGAGTCCTACTTCCGCGGTGAGATGGCCGATCTGCAGTGGACCTACTTCTACATCGAGCAGACCGATGCCGACCTGCTTGCGCTCCTCGAGCTGCGGTTCAGCCGGCTGCTCGAGATGCCCTACAACTTCAAGGTCGCGAAAGACGCGGACGAGAAACTCGGGGAAGCGCAATCGGCATTCCTCGCGGAAAAATTCGACGCGATCGATAATCTCTACGAGGCGATCGAGCATCTCGGCATGGCGGCATTTCGCGGCTTCTCGCACTGCGAGAAGTGGGTGAACGCCGACGGCGATCTCTATCATCTCGAGATCGTCGACCAGTGGAACTGCGTCCGTGACGGGCTCACTGGTCCCTGGAAATACAATCCCGAAGCGCGCTCGACGTCGTTTGCCGGTTTGCCTGGCGAAAGCATCATGGAGCCCGAACGGTTCCTCTATCGCGAGGTGCGGCGCCCGATCAACCGGATTGCGCTTTTCAAATTCATCCGCGCCAGCTTGGCCGAGAAGGATTGGGACGCGTTCGTCGAAATCTACGGCATCCCAGGCGGCGTGCTGATCGGTCCTCCTGATCTCGCCGATGACAAGAAGGCAGAGTTCGAGTCGGCCGCGAAGGACATTGCCGAAGGCGGTAGCGGTTATGCGCCTTACGGTTCGGACTGGAAGCCGAACACGGCCGCGCGCGGCAATCAGCCCTTCAAGGAGCGGCTCGACTTTTTGTCCGAGAAACTCGTTCTCGCCGGCACCGCGGGAAAGCTGACGATGCTCAACGGGCCGACCGGACTCGGCGGCGGACAGAGCAAGGCGCACCAGGAAGTCTTCGACACGATCGCAGCCGCCGAGGCGCGTCGCGTGAGCGAGATCATCAACAAGCAGCTGGTGAAGGAGTGGCTCGACGCGGGATTCCCTGGCCAGAAGCAGGTCGCCTATTTCGAGCTGGCCGCGAACGAAGAGCCGGACGTCAGCAAGACCGTCCAGGACATCAAAACGCTTTCGGATGCCGGCTATCAGGTCGACCCGGACGAAGTCAGCGAGCGGACCAGCTACACCGTCACGCTGAAAGCATCTGCGCCAGCGCTGCCGCAGCCAGGCATGGACCCGGCACGCATCATGAATCGCGCGACCGGTGTCGGGCGCGAGCTGCTCTTCAAGGCCGCCGCGCTCAAGCAGACGACCGACAAGCAACGCGAGCAGCTCGCGCCGGTGCTCGATCGCCTCCTGGCAATCTACGCCCTCACCGACCCGGCACAAATGAAAGCCGGCATCGAGCAGTTCTGGGCGGACCTGCCGGCGCTTCAGGCGCAGGTGCTCGCGAAGGCGCCGGAGCTGGCCGCCGTCCTGGCCGACATCATCGGAACCGCTGCCATCGACGGCTTTGCCGAGGCCGCCGCCACCCGGTCCGCCAAGGGGGTCCAGACCCCCCTAAAAACGCCCCAACAGCCATCAGGAGCCGCACCGACCCCCTAAAACGCGCCCAAAAGCCCATGCAAGGGCCATGCAAGGCCTTCCCGCCAATGACTAAACCCGTCCTTCTCACCTCCGCGCCGGTTTCCCTGATCTCAAACCGCGACTTCAAACTGCCCGAAGACGGCTGGATGCAGCTCTTCGCTTATCGCGACATCCCGAACAGCCCGATCGAGAACCCAGACGGCACCGAAGTTCCGGTCACCCAGGTGATCGATCGGCAGGCGGCCGACGTGGTCCTTTCCGCATTCCGCGCCCAGGCTGCGAAACCGAACTTCGGCGGCGTCCTGGTCGATGTCGATCATTTCTCGCTCGACCCGTCCAAGGAGAGTAAGGCAGCCGCCTGGATCGAAGAGCTGCAGCCGCGCGACGACGGCGTCTGGTTCAAGGGCCGCATCACGAACAGCGGTCGTCCGCTTCTCGAAGGCGGCGACTACCGCTTCATCTCTCCCGTTTTCGAGTTCCCGCGCCGCGCGTATCGGACCGGCGAACGTGTTCGGCCGATCGGCCTGCACAGCGCCGGTCTGACAAACGATCCGCGCATCAAGGGCGGCGTGCCCCTTTCCAATCGCGACGGCAATCCCGCTGGAGCGACCGAACAAAACAAAACCACCATGAAAGAAGTGAATAAGCTCCTGGGCTTGGCGGAGGACGCGTCCGAAGGTTCGGCCGTCGCTGCGATCCAGGTGATCCTCAATCGCGCCACGCAAGCCGAAGGCTCCGTGACGTCCCTGACCAAGCAGCGTGACACGCTCTTGGCCGCGCAAGTCGAGAGCGATCTCGAAGTCTACAAGGAAGTCATCACGAACCGTGACGACGTGAAGGCCCAGCTGCTCGCGAACCGCGAAGGCACGCTGAAGGTTTTGGCCGCGCTCAAGAAGCCCGCCACGACGACCACCACGACGATCACGAATCGTGGCAACGCGAAGCCGCCGGGCGGCAAGGAAGCGAGTGCCGGCGACGAAGTGAAGCGCCAGGCGGAGGAAGCTCGCGCCCAACGCATCGCGAATCGCGCCACCGAAATCCAGCGCGAGAAGAGCGCCAACGGCCGCGCGTATCCCTACTCGCAGGCCTTCGCCGACGCCGAGCGCGCCGAGCCGGCGGTTTGATCCGCCTCGTTTCGTCAACCACCCACCGAAACTCAACTCACCATCGTCATGTTCCCGTCTCAATCCAACACCCTCGAGGGCGACATCCAGGTCAAAGCCGGTGTCGATCTCACCGGCCTCGAAGGCCGTCTCATCGTCGTCGGTAATTCCGCCGGCAAGCTGGTCGCGAATCTGCCGACCGCCATCACCGACGTCCCCACGCACGTCCTCCTGGACGGCGGCGCGGCCGGCACGCTCGTTTCGTTGCGCCCGCTGTGCTCCGACGAGCAAGTGCGCATCCGCCTAAACGGCGCGTGCAATCCCGGCGACGTTCTCGTGAACGAAGACCCGGTCGCGAACGCCGGCGCCAACGCCGGCAAGGTTCGCGCGGTGCCGGCGGGTGCCGGCGCCTACGTCGGCATCGGCAAGGCCGAGGAGATCGGCGTCGACGAGCAGCTCCTGCTCGTGCGGCCGCACCTCCACATCGCCCGCGTGAAGAGCGCGGACACGATCACCGCCGCCGCCGATCTCGCGGCCACCAAGGCCGCCGTGCTCGCCATCCTCCAGGCGCAGGGGCTCGTCGTCTGACGCGCCTCCTAGCCCGTCCCCTCAACCGAAACTCAAATCCAGATTACCATGTCTCGTCTCTCCAACATCAGCTCGAATCCGACGCTGCAGACGTTCGCCCAGGGCGCCGCGCAGTCCTCGGTCAAAATGGTGGCGGGCTTCCTCGCCCCCACCGCGCCTGTCCCGGTCGCGACCGGCCGTTTCAAGAAATACACCGACAAGAATCGCTACCGGGTGCCGAACACGCGCCGCACGCTCAACGGCCGTGCCACGCGCATCGGCTTCGACGCGACGGACGCGCTCTACAACTGCGCGCCCAACGCGCTCGACTTCCCGATCGACAACCTCGAGTCGCTCACTGACGCGCAGCTCATGAACATGGCGCGCTACGGCGCCACGCTCCTGGCCGACGCCGCGTCGCTCGCGCACGAGGTTGAGGTCATCGACGCCGCCGTCGCGGCGCTCACCGGTGGCGGCGTGAACATCAACTTCGCCGACGACGCCGTCGATCCGGTGAAGGAGATCGACGCCATCATCAAGGCCGTGATCCTCGCCGCGAAGAACGGTGCGCCCGTCAAGGTGCTCATCGGCGCGGGTGCCTGGCTCGCGATCAAGAACAACGCGAAGGTCAAGGCGCGTGTCGTCGCCGGCAAGCAGGGTGGCCTCGTGAATGTCTCGCTCGAGGAGTTCGCCTCGCTGCTCTTCGGCAATCCGCAGGTCCAGCTCACGACCGTCGTGAAGGACATCGCGGCCGAAGGCCTCGCCGAGAACATGGCCTTCGTGCTCGACCTCAAGGTCATCGTTTTCGCGAGCAACGACACGCCGAACACGATGGACCCGTCGTTCATGAAGACCTTCCGCCTGGACGGTCAGTGGATGGTCCCCGGCAGCTACGTCGCCGAAGACGGTCGCGGCGAAGTCCTGAAGATGGACTGGTCCGAGGAAATCCAGATCACCA
This window of the Candidatus Didemnitutus sp. genome carries:
- a CDS encoding DUF935 family protein codes for the protein MSTKKTKPTPAQPAGGANLVQKVRALNRWRDTLNPLRGLTIQRAVALAESYFRGEMADLQWTYFYIEQTDADLLALLELRFSRLLEMPYNFKVAKDADEKLGEAQSAFLAEKFDAIDNLYEAIEHLGMAAFRGFSHCEKWVNADGDLYHLEIVDQWNCVRDGLTGPWKYNPEARSTSFAGLPGESIMEPERFLYREVRRPINRIALFKFIRASLAEKDWDAFVEIYGIPGGVLIGPPDLADDKKAEFESAAKDIAEGGSGYAPYGSDWKPNTAARGNQPFKERLDFLSEKLVLAGTAGKLTMLNGPTGLGGGQSKAHQEVFDTIAAAEARRVSEIINKQLVKEWLDAGFPGQKQVAYFELAANEEPDVSKTVQDIKTLSDAGYQVDPDEVSERTSYTVTLKASAPALPQPGMDPARIMNRATGVGRELLFKAAALKQTTDKQREQLAPVLDRLLAIYALTDPAQMKAGIEQFWADLPALQAQVLAKAPELAAVLADIIGTAAIDGFAEAAATRSAKGVQTPLKTPQQPSGAAPTP